The Thamnophis elegans isolate rThaEle1 chromosome Z, rThaEle1.pri, whole genome shotgun sequence genome contains a region encoding:
- the LOC116521663 gene encoding ribonuclease-like, which translates to MFSYHMGHNGLDDIITAMVHLKSAMLLVLKKWGCPVFFLLMAPCMIASQSSSENPRHKKFLREHQDFPETKVMGQNYCVVMMLQRGMSRPCKTTNSFVHAPSNQLKDICSWAGTYYRRALRLSKSVFPVTTCNLQGTSQGQCRYSSQTGQRQILINCDSSGWPVHFEESNFM; encoded by the exons ATGTTCTCCTATCACATGGGACACAATGGCCTTGATGACATCATCACTGCTATG GTCCACCTGAAATCAGCTATGCTTCTGGTTCTGAAGAAATGGGGCTGTCCGGTGTTCTTCCTGCTGATGGCACCTTGTATGATTGCAAGCCAAAGCTCCTCTGAGAATCCCCGGCATAAGAAGTTTCTAAGGGAGCACCAGGATTTTCCCGAGACCAAAGTCATGGGGCAGAATTACTGTGTTGTTATGATGCTACAAAGGGGCATGTCCAGGCCCTGCAAAACCACCAACAGTTTCGTCCATGCTCCAAGCAACCAGCTGAAGGACATCTGCAGTTGGGCTGGGACTTATTATCGCAGAGCTTTGCGGCTCAGCAAATCCGTCTTCCCTGTCACCACCTGTAATCTACAGGGAACGTCACAGGGCCAGTGTCGTTATTCGTCTCAGACGGGACAACGGCAAATCCTCATCAACTGTGATTCTTCTGGTTGGCCTGTCCATTTTGAAGAGAGCAATTTCATGTAG